A region of the Nitrospirota bacterium genome:
CTCAGTACCTGAAGAAGAGGCAGTCTCATTCTTTCTGAAATTTGCAAAGAATAATATCCTTGACGGGATCAGGAAAGACCTTGAAGATTTTGGTGTTCTGTTTGATGACTGGTTTTCGGAAAAAAAGTTGTATGACAGTGGTGAAGTTGAGGATATTCTAAAGCAGCTTAAGGAAAAGGCTTTCATCTTCGAGCAGGATGGCGCGCTCTGGCTTAGGACCACACAGTTTGGAGATGACAAAGACAGGGTTGTTGTAAGAGCGAATGGACAAAAGACATATTTTGCCTCTGATATTGCCTATCATCAGAACAAGATGGAAAGAGGGTTTGATTTTATAGTTGATATCTGGGGGGCAGATCATCACGGGTATGAACCTCGTATGAAGGCTGTAGTCCAGTGCCTTGGTAATCCGGCGGAGAGACTAAAGATCCTGCTTGTTCAGTTTGTTACACTGCTTCGTGAGGGTACGCCTGTATCAATGTCTACCCGTTCGGGTGAGTTCGTAACACTGCGTGAGGTGATTGATGAGGTTGGGAAGGATGCTGCAAGATTCATGTTCCTTACAAGGCGCTCGGATAGTCACCTTGACTTTGATTTAGAGCTTGTCAAAAAGGAGTCTTCAGAGAACCCTGTCTATTACGTACAATATGCACATGCGAGGATAGTGAACATCTTCAGGCAGGCAGAAGAGCGGGGTATACCAGTGCCATCTGTAGACAACACCGACCTTGCTCAGCTTATCCTGCCTGAGGAGATCAGAATGATCAGGCTCATAGCCTCGTATCCCGAATTAATCGAGGCAAGCGCCCGGGCCCTGGAGCCTCACAGGATTACCTTTTATCTGCAGGAACTGGCGGCTGCCCTTCATAATTATTATTTTCATCACCGGGTAATCACAGATGACAGAGGACTCACGGATGCAAGGTTAATACTGATGCAGGGTGTAAAGCAGGTGCTGAAAAGCGGTTTGACTATCATAGGTGTTAGTACACCTGAGAAAATGTAGACTGGCAAGATTGAGTATGAATATAAGAAACAATGAGTATGAAGCATATGAAGTTTGAGATACTAAAGCAAGACACAAATACATCAGCCAGGCTTGGCAGGCTTACGACCCCGCATGGGGTAATTGATACACCTGCCTTCATGCCTGTCGGTACAGCAGGGACTGTCAAGGGGACTACACCGGAAGAGGTGCGTGAAAGTGGTGCGCAGGTTATCCTTGGAAATACATTTCATCTTTATCTCAGACCTGGTACAGATGTAATAAGAAAATTCGGCGGCCTTCATAATTTCATGGGGTGGGACGGCCCCATACTTACTGACAGCGGCGGTTACCAGGTATTTAGTCTTGCAAAGCTGAGAAAGATAACCGGAGATGGTGTAATATTCAGATCTCCGCTTGATGGTTCTGAGCATCTGTTTACACCTGAGGGGGTGATAGAGATTCAGGAGATAATCGGTTCAGATATCGTTATTTGTCTTGACGAGTGTATTCCATACCCGTCTTCCTATGAATATGCAAAAGACTCTACAGACCTTACTGTACAATGGGCCCGGAGGTCCAGGCAGGCGTTTAACAGCTCTGATAAAGGACTATTCGGCGTTGTTCAGGGAGGTTATTACAAAGAACTGAGGGAATATTGTGCCAATGAGCTTATAGAAACCGGTTTTGACGGATATGCAATTGGAGGCGTTAGTGTTGGAGAGCCAAAGGAAATGATGTACACTGTCCTGGATCAGGTAACTCCGCTTCTTCCGTGGGACAAACCAAGATACCTGATGGGTGTTGGGCACCCTGATGATATACTTGAGGGTGTAGCCCGCGGAGTAGATATGTTTGATTGCGTAGTGCCGACCAGGCACGGCAGAAGGGGTTATCTCTTCACAAAAAGAGGGAACATCATAATAAAAAATGCCAGTTATAAGGACGATGAGTCTCCGGTGGAGGAGGGTTGTACCTGTTATACATGCAGCAAATATTCGAGGGCATATCTCAGACATCTTTTTATGTCTGGAGAAATACTGGGTTTAAGGCTCAATACAATCCACAATCTTCATTACTTTGGGAGATTTATGCAGGAGATTAGAGATGCGATTACGGCAGGTAAATTGTCTCAACTTAGAGAGGGATTTTATAATTTCAGAAAGGAGGAGGTACAATGTTAATGTTATTTTCACTGGCCTTTGCAGCCGGTGAGTCGTCAGGTTCACCCCTCGGCGGACTCTGGTCATTTTTACCGATTATACTGATCTTCCCTATATTTTATTTTCTTGTTATCATGCCGCAGCAAAAGCAGCGTAAGAAGCATCAGGCCATGCTAAATGATTTGAAAAGCGGGGACAGGGTAGTCACTTCATCCGGTATTATTGGCACGATAGTTAGCGTAGACAAGGACGCCATTGTCGTACAGGTGGCCCCAAACGTTAAAATCAGGATGATGAAGGGTTCTGTTTCTGAGTTAAGGACAGAGGAGAAGGAAGCATGAAGAAGGCACTCAAATGGAGGGTAATATTACTTGTTGCAGCGACTGTCCTTGCAATCCTGTTTTTTCTCCCGTCTCTTCCATTTTTTGATGGTTTGCCATCGGTCTGGAAAAAAGTGTTCCCATCAAAGGCTATAACACTGGGACTTGACCTGCAGGGGGGCATTCACCTTGTACTTAATGTAAATGGTGATAAGGCAGTTGAAAATTATGTTCAGCGTGTT
Encoded here:
- the yajC gene encoding preprotein translocase subunit YajC — encoded protein: MLFSLAFAAGESSGSPLGGLWSFLPIILIFPIFYFLVIMPQQKQRKKHQAMLNDLKSGDRVVTSSGIIGTIVSVDKDAIVVQVAPNVKIRMMKGSVSELRTEEKEA
- the tgt gene encoding tRNA guanosine(34) transglycosylase Tgt — translated: MKHMKFEILKQDTNTSARLGRLTTPHGVIDTPAFMPVGTAGTVKGTTPEEVRESGAQVILGNTFHLYLRPGTDVIRKFGGLHNFMGWDGPILTDSGGYQVFSLAKLRKITGDGVIFRSPLDGSEHLFTPEGVIEIQEIIGSDIVICLDECIPYPSSYEYAKDSTDLTVQWARRSRQAFNSSDKGLFGVVQGGYYKELREYCANELIETGFDGYAIGGVSVGEPKEMMYTVLDQVTPLLPWDKPRYLMGVGHPDDILEGVARGVDMFDCVVPTRHGRRGYLFTKRGNIIIKNASYKDDESPVEEGCTCYTCSKYSRAYLRHLFMSGEILGLRLNTIHNLHYFGRFMQEIRDAITAGKLSQLREGFYNFRKEEVQC
- a CDS encoding arginine--tRNA ligase, producing MRRKLTEILKQAIDSAITSGAIRAESVPHLILEVPKDESNGDFATTIAMSMASLEKKSPRTIAELIVRCMDDKEGIIERTEIAGPGYINFFLKAGAWLAALNTVINKGENYGLAEIGKGKTVQVEFVSANPTGPLHIGHGRGAALGDSLSNLLKSAGFNVQKEYYINDVGKQMETLGRSTWLRYRQVFDPEVPFMDDGYKGDYITDIAKCLISEVNDRYLSVPEEEAVSFFLKFAKNNILDGIRKDLEDFGVLFDDWFSEKKLYDSGEVEDILKQLKEKAFIFEQDGALWLRTTQFGDDKDRVVVRANGQKTYFASDIAYHQNKMERGFDFIVDIWGADHHGYEPRMKAVVQCLGNPAERLKILLVQFVTLLREGTPVSMSTRSGEFVTLREVIDEVGKDAARFMFLTRRSDSHLDFDLELVKKESSENPVYYVQYAHARIVNIFRQAEERGIPVPSVDNTDLAQLILPEEIRMIRLIASYPELIEASARALEPHRITFYLQELAAALHNYYFHHRVITDDRGLTDARLILMQGVKQVLKSGLTIIGVSTPEKM